AGGTAGAAATTTTGATAGTGTTGACATGGGGCCACCCTGAACTTCttaaaatgacaaaaacacccctaaaaagatatatatagatttgaGCCCGTATATCTTATAGTAGAATGTATCAACTTGAATCcgattatatttgaatttgacgACGTGCATAATCTCTTCAATAGTTCGATTGTAGTTAGGTAAGAGGTCAATGATAAATTGAACAAGTAAtctatatacacacatattcCAAATATTAGGTACAATTTTTgctacttttgtttttttcttgaacactaattttaaaacaatttactaatttaagtatatgtgagctataattaagaattttctATTGTTGTTCTAGTCGAACTTATACATACATGTATGTGCTTGAGGGATTTAAGAATTTAGATAGGAGCTAGAAAACATTgatacttaatttaaatttggaccTCAAATCAAGTGTGTGTATAATTGtgtggaaaaatataaatgaaagtgATAGGTTATCAAGAGTCTCAATATCCAGAAAGCGCTACAGAATCCAACGGTTGAGGGATAGCCATCCGCGGAAACTAGCAGCCGCTGTCGCCCAATACTTCGGAATCTAACCCAACCACGCACCACTgttgtctctctctcttacacacacacaccacccACCACTCTCTCATGCCCATCAACTCAACAAACCCAACTATAGTTAACTGCTCAAAAAACTTCACCCTCACTCTTTCTCTTCCCCAAGTCTCCACTTCCTCTTTATATATGCAcccttctttcttctttccatCCCtgatactctctctctctggcGCCCCCCCTCTCTCTAAGTTCTTGTTTCTTGCTGCCTGGGAGGCCTCTTCTTCAGTTTCTTCTCTAACATCTCTTTTAAACAACTGAAATCATCTTGATGTCCTGATAACTCAAGCAAGATATACACAAATATTGCTTGATTAACATCGTAAAGAGCAGAAATTACGAGAGATGAGTTGTAATGGTTGCCGGGTTCTTCGAAAGGGATGCAGCGAGAGCTGTATTTTGAGGCCCTGTTTGCAGTGGATTGAGAGCGTTGAAGCCCAAGGCCACGCCACTGTCTTCGTAGCCAAGTTCTTCGGCCGCGCCGGCCTCATGTCCTTCATCTCCGCCGTCCCGGAAAACCAAAGGCCTGGTTAGTATTTCACCAATTAGTGTCGTCCCATCTTGTAACCTGTATTGATGATTTAATCTGAAACCTGAAGCTGAACATGTGGGTTTATGTACAGCTCTTTTCCAGTCCTTGTTGTTTGAAGCTGCCGGGAGAACAGTGAACCCCGTAAACGGGGCGGTGGGGCTTCTCTGGACCGGCAACTGGCACGTCTGCCAGGCCGCGGTGGAGACCGTACTCCGCGGTGGCTCGGTGAAGTCAATTCCAGAGCTTCTAGGAGGTGCATCGGAGCCCGACGATGCTTCTGAGTGCACCGACATGTTCAGGCTCCAAGATCCTGGCCTCAGTTCAGAGCCCAAGGTGCAGAAACGTCGGCGTTCGCCGGACGAGCCGGCTAAGGTCATGCAGTTAGCTGATCTTGATCTCAGCCTGACGCCGGGTTTCCAGGACAAAAGAAGCAGCACGTTGCCTGAAAAGCGGCGGCCCGTAAGCCCGTCAATGTATTCCGAAGAATCTGTGACGACAACTTGTGGAGATCAGCCCGCAACCGAAATAAAGCTTCTCAACTTGTTTAATTGATCAACCTGTACTCAACTTCATGCTATCAGCTATagcttttttattcttttaccgTTTTCTTAGTTTAATTTGCCCTGACGGGTACCCGGAATTTTACTCCGGCGAGGTTTTGTAAATCGCCGGCACAAGATTTCTGTCTTTAAAGGATGGGAAAATGAATGTTTCGCCGGCGATTAATCCTTTCTTTCTTACTAGCTTGTGTAATTCCTAATGAGTGTCGGACTTGAATAATTGAGTtgatttcaactttttcttactttcttGGCATCAACAGATGAGCAAAGGTTTCTTGCAGTACTGTTCTTTTATACTGTCGCTCCGAAattggattttaattttaattatattgtatttcttattttattttatatatatatataatgtgtataaaaatcattttattaaattttatctaaaaaaaattataaatatagattatatatatctaaggAAAGATTTTATATAGGTGATATGCATACgtgaaatgtaataaaaaatataatatgaattgtAATAAGAAACAATTTGTTTCGCTCCCGAATCAAATTAGATTAGTGTGATATTTAATGTGGAATCTTTTATTTGTGTTATAATTAGCATGcgttgaaattaaatttataattaaattaaattatgacttaaaaaaaaaacatacaacACACATAAATGTTACAATACTATTTGTGTAACACAAAATTGTGACAATGTAACATTTGCGCAACACGAAATTGGAACAAAAGATCATCCATCTATTTGCCCaataattgtttgaaaaaattatgtgatagaaaaaaaagttaacaaCAATATAGTGTAATTCAGAATTATCAatgcattttaaattaaaaaaaaaagaagagtcCATCAACCTAAGTGGCCAAGGGAATATAGGCGTACGTAGGTAGGGTAGGAAGAAGGTCAAAAACTCTGTACCACCTCACAAGTGGTACTACGTCAATAACCATTTTAtcatttctctaatttttctaattattttaaaaatgtagcATTCAAATCagattcaattatataatttaattatattataagtacTATTTGACTTCTctgttattaatatttttgaatggtacattaataattacaaatgatatacatacacacaaatatgatataattaattctgattcaaataaacttgattggagcttataaaattttcttgcaaatcattcaattattacataaaacataatttatagAGTGCAGATACAATACACTAACacttttttcacaaaattacaaaatcactAAGAACACTTTATAACACCATAAAtcaatgtaaaatttaaaaaaatataaaaaaaataagaatttgatTGGATAGTTATTGTTTGTGGGAATAAGATTATACATCCATCCCAAACCTCTCGTTTTGGCGGTTGActaaaagattttttaaaataaaattatgaaatttatatgaataaaatcgataatatcttCAACAACGGATACTAATAAAATCGCAAACTACATCGAAATTAATGTCAAAATTTGACTTTAAAGGTGTGCGGTGTGAGAATACGGATGATGCTGAGGAATGAAGAAGCAACCTAAAAAAATCTAGACTAGTTTAATTGGAAGCGTACCCTGTACTAGTTCCTGGCAACTTGGGGCAGGTCAAACCTTTGACCCAATCACACCTCAGATTGGTGTAGGAATTGCGTGGCAAAGGGGACAAGtacacttataaaaataagaaaacaattaatttaaaatatacttggTAACGGGTCCGAGTTCGGGTACGGATCTATATAAATGGATGTTGTGTTTGGCCCTTTTGGAGACCTTTTCGGGGGTagaacagcttaattttggtAGGGGcgaagagagagagggagagagaggaaTTGGCTTCTGGGGAGTGCAAAGGGGCGTGCGTGAATCTTGGATTGTAATCAAATGGTCTGATGTGTATCCCTATAGTCGGAGCCGACACTTGGTTTTGTATTCTAGATGAACCTTACCGCACTCTAAATATTCCCacttgggttttttttttttaatttttagtgtaaattttattaatgctgatttaatattatcttaaaattttatgtcttataatataatatgatgatattttaaaaattagtaacgtatttatatagttaatttttgtttaaactaatttatttgtatatattataataaggaCATTTCTTATAGGACGAAAATAtgcaacatatataaatatatatatatatattatctatgTTATTAAAGTAGAGGAATTTTTTTCCGCATAAGTTTTTAGATGATGAATGTAAGATATAGaatttaaacaatataaatCACACTAGTAATAGGATCAATACTGATTATTTCAAGTAATTGGATATATTCTTCGCACACCaatctataatatttattaaagatGTGACCTctaaagtaattaattgagTGTGCTTTTAccgtaattataaatttatttcttgagctattataataataaaaaaatatatacttaatattATGGAAGCGGGCTCCATCAATTGAATGTATTTGTGGCATGAAAATCAATTATCTGAATGTTACTAATAGGTTTCACAAATAAGAAGCACGCTTTTAATAAATGACAATAGAATATGTTCGAAATAGAGTTTGGCCGAATTTGAgatccataatttaaatttaattgaatccAAGATCCGACCAGTCTCATTCAATATGTAATGTCAagttgcaataaaaaaaaaaaaaaaaaaagaattgg
Above is a genomic segment from Sesamum indicum cultivar Zhongzhi No. 13 linkage group LG13, S_indicum_v1.0, whole genome shotgun sequence containing:
- the LOC105176198 gene encoding LOB domain-containing protein 37-like, translated to MSCNGCRVLRKGCSESCILRPCLQWIESVEAQGHATVFVAKFFGRAGLMSFISAVPENQRPALFQSLLFEAAGRTVNPVNGAVGLLWTGNWHVCQAAVETVLRGGSVKSIPELLGGASEPDDASECTDMFRLQDPGLSSEPKVQKRRRSPDEPAKVMQLADLDLSLTPGFQDKRSSTLPEKRRPVSPSMYSEESVTTTCGDQPATEIKLLNLFN